The Micromonospora sp. NBC_01740 genome includes a window with the following:
- a CDS encoding ThuA domain-containing protein, whose protein sequence is MRRLLRPLLGAATAVLAVLACTTPATPASAADAPYDVLVFSKTAGFRHDSIAVGTQAIRDLGAANNFTVTATEDAAQFTTANLSRFEAVVFLNTTGDVLDGTQQSAFESYIGAGGGYVGVHAAADTEYGWSFYGNLVGAYFASHPAIQQANVKAENRAHPATAHLPQTWPRTDEWYNYQTNARSTARVLATLDESSYSGGSMGADHPHSWCKTYSGGRSFYTGGGHTQASYAEPAFRAHLLGGIRYAAGRAKADCRPETGYTPLYNGSTTGWSQAGPGSFSNADATLTSVGGMGLYWYSAKQFTNYSLKLDWRLAGDDNSGVFIGFPPSSDPWSAVNNGYEAQIDATDAADRTTGAVYTFKSADIAARDAALNPPGEWNTYELLVEGERLQVFLNSVKINDFTNTDPVRSLAGHIGLQNHGTGDDASFRNIRIKELGVNPPVGNTVQAEAFSSASGVSPFTKAGANGGQTLGHIDPGDWAAYAGLDLTGTTSLRARVVSGGPGGTIQVRTGSATGTVLGSVAVPNTGGWNTFADVTAALSGVPSGTGTLYLTFTGSGTGLFDVDDFTLVKGSGGTGTGPIRGLGGKCLDVRNGATADGTQIQIHGCNGSAAQTWTVTPNSTVKALGKCLDVSGGASADGTKIQLWTCNGTGAQNWSAQADGTLKNPQTGKCLDVSGNNPADGQAVHLWTCHTNANQKWTLPPVGIRIR, encoded by the coding sequence ATGCGCAGACTCCTCCGACCCCTCCTCGGCGCGGCCACCGCCGTCCTCGCCGTCCTCGCCTGCACCACCCCGGCCACGCCGGCCAGCGCCGCCGACGCCCCGTACGACGTGCTGGTCTTCTCCAAGACGGCCGGCTTCCGGCACGACTCCATCGCGGTCGGCACCCAGGCGATCCGCGACCTCGGCGCGGCCAACAACTTCACTGTCACCGCCACCGAGGACGCCGCCCAGTTCACGACCGCCAACCTGTCCCGCTTCGAGGCGGTGGTCTTCCTCAACACCACCGGCGACGTGCTCGACGGCACGCAGCAGAGCGCCTTCGAGTCCTACATCGGCGCCGGCGGCGGGTACGTCGGCGTGCACGCCGCCGCCGACACCGAGTACGGCTGGTCCTTCTACGGCAACCTCGTCGGGGCGTACTTCGCCTCGCACCCGGCCATCCAGCAGGCCAACGTGAAGGCGGAGAACCGGGCGCACCCGGCGACCGCGCACCTGCCGCAGACCTGGCCCCGCACCGACGAGTGGTACAACTACCAGACCAACGCCCGGTCCACGGCCCGGGTGCTGGCCACCCTCGACGAGTCCTCCTACTCGGGCGGCTCGATGGGCGCCGACCACCCGCACTCCTGGTGCAAGACCTACAGCGGCGGCCGGTCCTTCTACACGGGCGGCGGGCACACCCAGGCGTCGTACGCCGAGCCGGCCTTCCGTGCCCACCTGCTCGGCGGCATCCGGTACGCGGCCGGCCGGGCCAAGGCCGACTGCCGGCCCGAGACCGGCTACACGCCGCTCTACAACGGCTCCACCACCGGCTGGTCCCAGGCCGGGCCGGGCAGCTTCAGCAACGCCGACGCCACCCTCACCTCGGTCGGCGGGATGGGCCTGTACTGGTACAGCGCGAAGCAGTTCACCAACTACTCGCTGAAGCTGGACTGGCGGCTCGCCGGCGACGACAACTCCGGCGTCTTCATCGGCTTTCCGCCGTCGAGCGACCCCTGGTCGGCCGTGAACAACGGCTACGAGGCGCAGATCGACGCCACGGACGCGGCCGACCGCACGACCGGCGCCGTCTACACCTTCAAGTCCGCCGACATCGCCGCCCGGGACGCGGCGCTGAACCCGCCGGGGGAGTGGAACACCTACGAGCTGCTCGTCGAGGGCGAGCGCCTCCAGGTCTTCCTGAACAGCGTGAAGATCAACGACTTCACCAACACCGACCCGGTCCGCTCGCTCGCCGGCCACATCGGGCTCCAGAACCACGGCACCGGCGACGACGCCTCGTTCCGCAACATCCGGATCAAGGAACTCGGCGTCAACCCGCCGGTCGGGAACACCGTCCAGGCCGAGGCGTTCAGCTCCGCCTCCGGGGTCTCGCCGTTCACCAAGGCCGGCGCGAACGGCGGGCAGACCCTCGGCCACATCGACCCCGGGGACTGGGCCGCGTACGCCGGGCTCGACCTGACCGGCACGACGTCGCTGCGGGCGCGGGTCGTCTCCGGCGGGCCGGGCGGCACCATCCAGGTGCGTACGGGCTCCGCGACCGGCACCGTCCTCGGCTCGGTGGCGGTGCCGAACACCGGCGGCTGGAACACCTTCGCCGACGTCACGGCCGCCCTCTCCGGTGTGCCGTCCGGCACCGGCACGCTCTACCTGACCTTCACCGGCTCGGGCACGGGGCTCTTCGACGTGGACGACTTCACCCTGGTCAAGGGGAGCGGCGGCACCGGCACCGGCCCGATCCGTGGCCTGGGCGGCAAGTGCCTGGACGTGCGCAACGGCGCCACGGCCGACGGCACCCAGATCCAGATCCACGGCTGCAACGGGTCCGCCGCGCAGACGTGGACGGTGACGCCGAACTCGACGGTGAAGGCGCTGGGCAAGTGCCTGGACGTCTCCGGCGGCGCGTCGGCCGACGGTACGAAGATCCAGTTGTGGACGTGCAACGGCACGGGGGCGCAGAACTGGTCGGCCCAGGCGGACGGCACCCTGAAGAACCCGCAGACCGGCAAGTGCCTGGACGTCTCGGGCAACAACCCGGCGGACGGTCAGGCCGTGCACCTGTGGACCTGTCACACCAACGCCAACCAGAAGTGGACCCTGCCGCCCGTCGGCATCCGCATCCGCTGA
- a CDS encoding PQQ-dependent sugar dehydrogenase, translating to MSTQDAPTPRLRRRFSAASALLLAATAGTVALGAGPATLGGPGPAQAHPIVGTDFQQVTLAKGVAEVGEPMTIAVLPDRSVLHTARNGTVRRTDSAGTTSVIGTLPVYTHDEEGLQGVGADPNFASNRHIYLYYAPPLSTPAGDAPATGTDFSAWQGVNRLSRFTLNADFTINTGSKVDILDVPADRGMCCHVGGDIDFDAAGNLYLSTGDDTNPFDSAGYAPIDERTNRNPAYDAQRSAANTNDLRGKILRIKVNANGTYSIPAGNMFVDSDARTRPEIYAMGFRNPFRMSVDRATGIVYVGDYGPDAGTTSARGPSGQVEFNRVTGPGNYGWPYCTGTNTATETYAEWDFAAGTAGAKYNCSGGPTNNSFRNTGLPTLPGAKPAWIRYAGDAGTPPEFGGGSESPMGGPVYRYDAALNSTTKFPQSFDGQFFAGELGRGWVKPIHLNADGSPGGIDTFPWNGKQIMDMAFGPEGALYILDYGTGYFNGDANSALYRYDYIAGGNRAPTAVAAADKTSGAAPLTVNFSSAGSSDPEGGALTYSWAFGDGTSSTAANPSKTYTANGTYQVTLTVRDPQGATGTANVQIGVGNTAPTVTINSPANGKLFSYGDTVPFSITVTDPEDAAIDCTKVKMTYVLGHDNHGHQITSKNGCSGSITIPVDGEHDDAANIFAVFDAEYTDAGGLTTHKQHTLQPRKRQAEHFKTSSGVGTFDKGTAEGGRTVGDINNGDWIAFEPYRIDNATSFSARVSSAGAGGTLQVRLGSPTGTVLGSATVPVTGAWDAFTTVSGSISGAPASTGTLYLTFAGTGTGALYDVDTFAFTTGSAGARTGPVVGLGGKCLDVRNAATADGTQIQIYGCNGSAAQTWTVTPNSTVKALGKCLDISGGGSADGTKIQLYGCNGTGAQNWSAQADGTLKNPQTGKCLDVSGNTPTDGQAVHLWTCHTGANQKWTLP from the coding sequence ATGTCCACCCAGGACGCCCCCACCCCACGGCTCCGACGACGGTTCTCCGCCGCCTCGGCGCTGCTGCTGGCCGCCACCGCCGGCACGGTCGCCCTCGGCGCCGGCCCGGCCACGCTGGGCGGCCCCGGCCCGGCCCAGGCCCACCCCATCGTCGGTACCGACTTCCAGCAGGTCACCCTCGCCAAGGGCGTCGCCGAGGTGGGCGAGCCCATGACGATCGCGGTGCTGCCCGACCGGTCGGTCCTGCACACCGCCCGCAACGGCACCGTCCGGCGTACGGACTCCGCCGGCACCACCTCCGTGATCGGCACGCTGCCGGTCTACACCCACGACGAGGAGGGGTTGCAGGGCGTCGGGGCCGACCCGAACTTCGCCAGCAACCGGCACATCTACCTCTACTACGCCCCGCCGCTGTCCACACCGGCCGGCGACGCGCCGGCGACCGGCACCGACTTCTCGGCCTGGCAGGGCGTCAACCGCCTCTCCCGGTTCACCCTCAACGCCGACTTCACGATCAACACCGGCAGCAAGGTCGACATCCTCGACGTGCCCGCCGACCGGGGCATGTGCTGCCACGTCGGCGGCGACATCGACTTCGACGCCGCCGGCAACCTCTACCTCTCCACCGGCGACGACACCAACCCGTTCGACTCGGCCGGGTACGCGCCCATCGACGAGCGCACCAACCGCAACCCCGCGTACGACGCGCAGCGCAGCGCGGCCAACACCAACGACCTGCGCGGCAAGATCCTGCGGATCAAGGTGAACGCCAACGGCACGTACTCGATCCCGGCGGGCAACATGTTCGTCGACTCGGACGCACGGACCCGCCCCGAGATCTACGCCATGGGCTTCCGCAACCCGTTCCGGATGAGCGTGGACCGGGCCACCGGCATCGTCTACGTGGGCGACTACGGCCCGGACGCCGGCACCACCAGCGCCCGGGGGCCGAGTGGCCAGGTGGAGTTCAACCGGGTCACCGGGCCCGGCAACTACGGCTGGCCGTACTGCACCGGCACCAACACCGCCACCGAGACGTACGCCGAGTGGGACTTCGCCGCCGGGACCGCCGGGGCGAAGTACAACTGCTCCGGCGGGCCGACCAACAACTCGTTCCGCAACACCGGCCTGCCCACCCTGCCGGGGGCGAAGCCGGCCTGGATCCGGTACGCCGGCGACGCCGGCACCCCGCCCGAGTTCGGCGGCGGCTCCGAGTCGCCGATGGGCGGCCCCGTCTACCGCTACGACGCCGCGCTGAACTCCACCACCAAGTTCCCGCAGTCCTTCGACGGGCAGTTCTTCGCCGGCGAACTCGGCCGGGGCTGGGTCAAGCCGATCCACCTCAACGCCGACGGCAGCCCGGGCGGCATCGACACGTTCCCGTGGAACGGCAAGCAGATCATGGACATGGCGTTCGGGCCCGAGGGCGCGCTCTACATCCTCGACTACGGCACCGGCTACTTCAACGGCGACGCCAACTCGGCGCTCTACCGCTACGACTACATCGCCGGCGGCAACCGGGCGCCGACCGCCGTCGCCGCGGCCGACAAGACCTCCGGCGCGGCCCCGCTGACCGTGAACTTCTCCTCGGCCGGGTCCAGCGACCCGGAGGGCGGGGCGCTCACCTACTCCTGGGCGTTCGGCGACGGCACCAGTTCGACGGCGGCCAACCCCAGCAAGACGTACACCGCCAACGGCACCTACCAGGTCACCCTGACCGTACGCGACCCCCAGGGCGCGACCGGCACGGCGAACGTGCAGATCGGCGTCGGCAACACCGCGCCCACGGTCACCATCAACAGCCCGGCCAACGGCAAGCTGTTCAGCTACGGCGACACCGTGCCGTTCAGCATCACGGTGACCGACCCCGAGGACGCCGCCATCGACTGCACCAAGGTCAAGATGACGTACGTGCTGGGCCACGACAACCACGGCCACCAGATCACCTCGAAGAACGGCTGCTCCGGCTCGATCACCATCCCCGTCGACGGTGAACACGACGACGCGGCGAACATCTTCGCCGTCTTCGACGCCGAGTACACCGACGCGGGCGGGCTGACCACGCACAAGCAGCACACCCTCCAGCCGCGCAAGCGCCAGGCGGAGCACTTCAAGACCTCCTCCGGCGTCGGCACCTTCGACAAGGGCACCGCCGAGGGCGGCAGGACCGTCGGCGACATCAACAACGGCGACTGGATCGCGTTCGAGCCGTACCGGATCGACAACGCGACCTCGTTCAGCGCCCGGGTCTCCTCGGCCGGCGCCGGCGGCACCCTCCAGGTGCGGCTCGGCTCGCCGACGGGCACCGTGCTCGGCTCCGCGACCGTGCCGGTCACCGGCGCCTGGGACGCGTTCACCACGGTCAGCGGCAGCATCTCCGGGGCGCCGGCCAGCACCGGCACGCTCTACCTCACGTTCGCCGGCACGGGCACCGGCGCGCTCTACGACGTGGACACGTTCGCCTTCACCACCGGCTCGGCGGGGGCCCGCACCGGCCCGGTCGTCGGGCTCGGCGGCAAGTGCCTGGACGTACGCAACGCGGCCACCGCCGACGGCACCCAGATCCAGATCTACGGCTGCAACGGCAGCGCCGCGCAGACGTGGACGGTGACGCCGAACTCGACGGTGAAGGCGCTGGGCAAGTGCCTGGACATCTCCGGCGGCGGGTCCGCCGACGGCACGAAGATCCAGCTGTACGGCTGCAACGGCACCGGCGCCCAGAACTGGTCGGCCCAGGCGGACGGGACCCTGAAGAACCCGCAGACCGGCAAGTGCCTGGACGTCTCGGGCAACACCCCGACCGACGGCCAGGCCGTGCACCTGTGGACCTGCCACACCGGCGCCAACCAGAAGTGGACCCTGCCCTGA
- a CDS encoding polyprenyl synthetase family protein, with amino-acid sequence MTAVVAPTDTSGLRARFDAALAAFLDRQGRDWPDGAPRGVFTALHRFVLAGGKRLRPLFCYWGWRGAGGPDGAPIVTAAAALELFHAFALIHDDILDGSDRRRGGPSVHRLFADLHARSSWRGDPEAYGRNTALLCGDLCAAWSDQMFHECGLDAGRVHRGYAVYALMRTEVIAGEYLDLVSGVGDGSVASALTVVRMKAARYTVTRPLQIGATLAGAGPELLAALAEFGDPLGDAFQLRDDVLGVFGDPTVTGKSILDDLREGKPTVMMALARGAADRAQAARLRELFGNPALDSDGAGELRKIIEGTGARERIEEMIRVRAEAALAALGSTPVTAEARAALTALAAQAVDRPH; translated from the coding sequence GTGACCGCCGTCGTCGCCCCGACCGACACGAGCGGGCTGCGGGCGCGGTTCGACGCCGCGCTCGCCGCCTTCCTCGACCGGCAGGGCCGGGACTGGCCGGACGGCGCGCCCCGGGGCGTCTTCACCGCGCTGCACCGGTTCGTGCTGGCCGGCGGCAAGCGGCTGCGCCCGCTCTTCTGCTACTGGGGATGGCGGGGCGCGGGCGGCCCCGACGGCGCCCCGATCGTGACGGCCGCCGCCGCGTTGGAGCTGTTCCACGCGTTCGCGCTGATCCACGACGACATCCTGGACGGCAGCGACCGCCGCCGGGGCGGGCCGTCGGTGCACCGGCTCTTCGCCGACCTGCACGCCCGCTCGTCCTGGCGCGGCGACCCCGAGGCGTACGGGCGCAACACCGCGCTGCTCTGCGGCGACCTCTGCGCCGCCTGGTCCGACCAGATGTTCCACGAGTGCGGCCTGGACGCGGGGCGGGTGCACCGGGGGTACGCGGTCTACGCGCTGATGCGCACCGAGGTGATCGCGGGGGAGTACCTGGACCTGGTCTCCGGGGTGGGCGACGGGTCGGTGGCGAGCGCGCTGACCGTCGTCCGGATGAAGGCGGCCCGCTACACGGTCACCCGGCCGTTGCAGATCGGGGCGACGCTGGCCGGGGCCGGGCCGGAGCTGCTGGCCGCGCTGGCCGAGTTCGGCGACCCGCTGGGCGACGCGTTCCAACTGCGCGACGACGTGCTGGGGGTCTTCGGCGACCCGACGGTCACCGGCAAGTCGATCCTGGACGACCTGCGGGAGGGCAAGCCGACGGTGATGATGGCGCTGGCCCGGGGCGCCGCCGACCGGGCGCAGGCCGCGCGGCTGCGGGAGCTGTTCGGCAACCCGGCGCTCGACAGTGACGGCGCCGGCGAGCTGCGGAAGATCATCGAAGGCACCGGGGCCCGCGAGCGGATCGAGGAGATGATCCGGGTACGCGCGGAGGCCGCCCTGGCGGCCCTGGGGTCCACCCCGGTGACCGCCGAGGCCCGTGCCGCCCTGACCGCCCTCGCCGCCCAGGCCGTCGACCGTCCCCATTGA
- a CDS encoding alkaline phosphatase family protein, which translates to MSRRLVVLDVVGLTPRLLAHMPRLRAVADAGFRAELGTVLPALTCPVQSTFLTGELPAGHGIVGNGWYFRDLGEVLLWRQHHALVGGEKLWQAARRVEPGFTVANVCWWYAMGADVDWTVTPRPVYRADGRKEPDCYTDPPELHDALTDRLGTFPLFSYWGPGAGLASSAWICRAAERILADHAPDLTLVYVPHLDYDLQRFGPSSPRAAAAAAELDGVLGPLLDAARARDATVVVLSEYGITDVSRPVDVNRLLRAEGLLRVHTQAGMEYLDPWTSRAFAVADHQVAHVHVRDPADVPAVAALCAGLPGVAEVLDADGRAAHGLDHPRAGELVLVAEPDAWFTYYYWLDDARAPDFARLVDIHRKPGYDPAELFLDPAAPLAAKRRAAVALARKKLGMRYLMSVVGLDAGARAVRGSHGRLPADPADGPVLLCSDPSAARDRVAATEVKALLLELAGLAPASAGSPTPASAGPSGEEA; encoded by the coding sequence ATGAGTCGGCGGCTGGTGGTGCTGGACGTGGTGGGGCTGACCCCGCGCCTGCTGGCGCACATGCCCCGGCTGCGCGCGGTCGCCGACGCCGGCTTCCGCGCGGAGCTGGGCACCGTGCTGCCCGCGCTGACCTGCCCGGTGCAGTCGACGTTCCTCACCGGGGAGCTCCCGGCCGGGCACGGGATCGTCGGCAACGGCTGGTACTTCCGGGACCTCGGCGAGGTGCTGCTCTGGCGCCAGCACCACGCCCTGGTCGGCGGCGAGAAGCTGTGGCAGGCGGCCCGCCGGGTCGAGCCGGGCTTCACTGTGGCCAACGTCTGCTGGTGGTACGCCATGGGCGCCGACGTGGACTGGACGGTCACCCCTCGCCCCGTCTACCGGGCGGACGGGCGCAAGGAGCCGGACTGCTACACCGACCCGCCGGAGCTGCACGACGCCCTCACCGACCGGCTCGGCACCTTCCCGCTGTTCAGCTACTGGGGGCCGGGCGCGGGGCTGGCGTCGTCGGCGTGGATCTGCCGGGCCGCCGAGCGGATCCTCGCCGACCACGCGCCGGACCTGACCCTGGTCTACGTCCCGCACCTCGACTACGACCTGCAACGCTTTGGCCCGTCGTCGCCCCGGGCCGCCGCGGCGGCGGCCGAGCTGGACGGGGTGCTCGGGCCGCTGCTGGACGCCGCCCGCGCCCGGGACGCGACCGTGGTGGTGCTCTCCGAGTACGGCATCACCGACGTCTCCCGGCCGGTCGACGTCAACCGGCTGCTGCGCGCCGAGGGGCTGCTGCGGGTGCACACCCAGGCCGGCATGGAGTACCTCGACCCGTGGACCTCGCGGGCCTTCGCGGTGGCCGACCACCAGGTGGCGCACGTCCACGTCCGCGACCCGGCCGACGTGCCGGCGGTGGCGGCGCTCTGCGCGGGGCTGCCCGGGGTGGCCGAGGTGCTCGACGCCGACGGCCGGGCCGCGCACGGGCTGGACCACCCGCGCGCCGGGGAGCTGGTGCTCGTCGCCGAGCCGGACGCCTGGTTCACCTACTACTACTGGCTCGACGACGCCCGCGCGCCCGACTTCGCCCGGCTGGTGGACATTCATCGCAAGCCGGGTTACGACCCGGCGGAGCTGTTTCTCGACCCGGCCGCACCGTTGGCGGCGAAGCGGCGGGCCGCCGTGGCGCTGGCGCGCAAGAAGCTCGGGATGCGCTACCTGATGAGCGTGGTGGGGCTGGACGCCGGCGCCCGGGCGGTGCGCGGGTCGCACGGCCGGCTCCCGGCCGATCCGGCGGACGGGCCGGTGCTGCTCTGCTCCGATCCGTCCGCCGCGCGGGACCGGGTCGCCGCGACCGAGGTCAAGGCACTCCTGCTGGAGCTGGCGGGGCTGGCACCGGCGTCGGCCGGGTCGCCCACCCCGGCGTCGGCGGGACCGTCCGGGGAGGAGGCGTGA
- the eboE gene encoding metabolite traffic protein EboE — protein sequence MRLRHAGGDTVHLGYCTNVHPAEDLAGILRQLDTHAVPVREALGADLLGLGLWLAAPVAAELAADPAARRRLRAALTARGLEVVTLNGFPYAAFQAPVVKGDVYHPDWTTPARLAYTLDLARVLADLLPDDAARGSVSTLPLAWRRPWDAARVDAARHRLDQLAAGLAAVERATGRSVRVGFEPEPGCVVESTGQAVAALAGVDTDRLGVCLDLAHLACAWEAPAEALGRLRTAGLPVVKVQVSAAIEAPAEATPALRRWVEPRFLHQTRAAGCAGAADPADPAHAADDLDAALAARLPGPWRVHYHVPLHAPPEPPLGSTLPVLRAALATLYAGPEAGCDHLDVETYTWGVLPAARRPRTDAELAAGIAAELAFARAELVALGLAPAGRAAPATAEVRR from the coding sequence ATGCGGCTGCGGCACGCCGGCGGCGACACCGTCCACCTCGGCTACTGCACCAACGTGCACCCCGCCGAGGACCTCGCCGGCATCCTGCGCCAGCTGGACACCCACGCCGTGCCCGTACGCGAGGCGCTCGGCGCCGACCTGCTCGGCCTCGGGCTGTGGCTGGCCGCCCCGGTCGCCGCCGAGCTGGCCGCCGACCCGGCCGCCCGTCGCCGGCTGCGGGCCGCGCTGACCGCCCGGGGGCTGGAGGTGGTCACGCTCAACGGCTTCCCGTACGCGGCCTTCCAGGCGCCCGTGGTCAAGGGCGACGTCTACCACCCGGACTGGACCACGCCCGCGCGGCTCGCGTACACCCTGGATCTGGCGCGGGTGCTCGCCGACCTGCTGCCCGACGACGCGGCCCGGGGCTCGGTCTCCACCCTGCCGCTGGCCTGGCGGCGGCCCTGGGACGCCGCCCGCGTGGACGCCGCCCGCCACCGGCTCGACCAGCTCGCGGCCGGTCTCGCGGCCGTCGAGCGGGCGACCGGCCGGAGCGTGCGGGTCGGGTTCGAGCCGGAGCCGGGCTGCGTGGTGGAGAGCACCGGGCAGGCCGTCGCGGCCCTGGCCGGCGTGGACACCGACCGGCTCGGCGTCTGCCTGGACCTCGCCCACCTCGCCTGCGCCTGGGAGGCGCCGGCCGAGGCGCTGGGCCGGCTGCGCACGGCCGGGCTGCCGGTGGTGAAGGTGCAGGTCTCGGCCGCCATCGAGGCGCCCGCCGAGGCGACGCCGGCGCTGCGACGCTGGGTGGAGCCGCGCTTCCTGCACCAGACCCGGGCGGCAGGCTGCGCGGGGGCGGCCGACCCTGCCGACCCCGCCCACGCCGCCGACGACCTGGACGCCGCCCTGGCCGCGCGGCTGCCCGGCCCGTGGCGGGTGCACTACCACGTGCCGCTGCACGCCCCGCCCGAGCCGCCGCTGGGCTCGACCCTGCCGGTGCTGCGCGCCGCGCTGGCCACGCTCTACGCCGGGCCGGAGGCGGGCTGCGACCACCTCGACGTCGAGACGTACACCTGGGGGGTGCTGCCGGCCGCGCGGCGCCCGCGCACCGACGCGGAGCTGGCCGCCGGCATCGCCGCGGAGCTGGCCTTCGCCCGCGCCGAGCTGGTCGCCCTGGGCCTGGCGCCGGCGGGCCGGGCGGCCCCGGCGACGGCGGAGGTACGGCGATGA
- a CDS encoding TatD family hydrolase — MRIFDPHIHMTSRTTDDYERMAAAGVRAVVEPAFWLGQPRTSPASFADYFDSLVGWEPFRAGQFGIRHHATVALNPKEANDPRCRPVLDLLPRYLDKDAVVAVGEIGYDSMTPAEDEAFAAQLALAVAHDLPALVHTPHRDKARGVERSLAVVAESGVEPGRVVLDHLNEVTVGLVRDTGCWLGFSIYPDTKMSPPRMVELLRAYGTERVLVNSAADWGRSDPLLTRATGEAMLLAGFTDDDVDRVLWRNPVEFYGRSGRLDLTDLEHAAADPPIGTWAGNSILRGGS; from the coding sequence ATGCGCATCTTCGACCCGCACATCCACATGACCTCGCGGACCACCGACGACTACGAGCGGATGGCCGCCGCCGGGGTCCGGGCGGTGGTGGAGCCGGCGTTCTGGCTCGGCCAGCCCCGCACCAGCCCCGCCTCCTTCGCCGACTACTTCGACTCGCTGGTCGGCTGGGAGCCGTTCCGGGCCGGGCAGTTCGGGATCCGCCACCACGCCACGGTCGCGCTGAACCCGAAGGAGGCCAACGACCCGCGCTGCCGCCCGGTGCTCGACCTGCTGCCGCGCTATCTCGACAAGGACGCCGTGGTGGCGGTCGGCGAGATCGGCTACGACTCGATGACGCCGGCGGAGGACGAGGCGTTCGCCGCCCAGCTCGCCCTGGCCGTGGCCCACGACCTGCCGGCCCTGGTGCACACCCCGCACCGGGACAAGGCGCGGGGCGTCGAACGCAGCCTCGCCGTGGTCGCCGAGTCCGGCGTCGAGCCGGGCCGGGTGGTGCTCGACCACCTCAACGAGGTGACGGTGGGGCTGGTCCGGGACACCGGCTGCTGGCTGGGCTTCTCCATCTATCCCGACACCAAGATGTCGCCGCCGCGCATGGTGGAGCTGCTGCGGGCGTACGGGACGGAGCGGGTGCTGGTCAACTCGGCGGCCGACTGGGGGCGCTCGGATCCGCTGCTCACCCGGGCCACCGGGGAGGCGATGCTGCTGGCCGGCTTCACCGACGACGACGTGGACCGGGTGCTGTGGCGCAACCCGGTCGAGTTCTACGGCCGGTCCGGTCGGCTCGACCTGACGGACCTGGAGCACGCCGCCGCCGACCCGCCGATCGGCACCTGGGCGGGCAACTCGATCCTGCGCGGCGGCAGCTGA
- a CDS encoding EboA domain-containing protein: MTPDSLRAALRGVPEPDWLDTALRRVAAEPATIDRFFAAAGRRCGRAPLPGAPGWSADEAARALLLAALPTDHATHAETRYRQGDAAEKRAVLKALPLLPVGAAGTPLLHDAIRTNDTRLLAAALGPYARHLDPDAWRQAVLKCVFTGVPLAVVHDLDARADGELAAMLASLAAERQAAGRAMPADATDLLTRLREIQEA, translated from the coding sequence ATGACACCGGATTCACTGCGGGCCGCGCTGCGGGGCGTACCCGAACCCGACTGGCTCGACACGGCGCTGCGGCGGGTGGCGGCCGAACCGGCGACGATCGACCGGTTCTTCGCTGCCGCCGGGCGGCGCTGCGGCCGGGCACCGCTGCCCGGGGCACCCGGCTGGAGCGCCGACGAGGCGGCCCGGGCCCTGCTGCTGGCCGCGCTGCCGACCGACCACGCGACCCACGCCGAGACCCGCTACCGGCAGGGCGACGCCGCCGAGAAGCGGGCCGTGCTCAAGGCGCTGCCGCTGCTGCCGGTCGGTGCGGCCGGGACGCCACTGCTGCACGACGCGATCCGCACCAACGACACCCGGCTGCTGGCCGCCGCCCTCGGCCCGTACGCCCGGCACCTCGACCCGGACGCCTGGCGGCAGGCGGTGCTCAAGTGCGTCTTCACCGGCGTGCCGCTGGCCGTGGTGCACGACCTCGACGCCCGCGCCGACGGCGAACTCGCCGCGATGCTCGCGTCGCTGGCCGCCGAGCGGCAGGCCGCCGGGCGCGCCATGCCGGCGGACGCGACCGACCTGCTCACCCGGCTGCGCGAAATCCAGGAGGCCTGA